A genomic stretch from Pirellulales bacterium includes:
- a CDS encoding type ISP restriction/modification enzyme → MARFVKDRRHTFGERFTDAKANRPPGPPRLRERGPRMPKDGAIPDEADSMPNVMEYHEARRRLLVGRGFVENVPPAVWNYEVSGKRVLTQWFSYRKKNRERPIMGDRRPPSKLGDIQPDRWLAEYTTELLNVLHVLVLLVEMEPAQAQHLEAICAGPTLGFQL, encoded by the coding sequence GTGGCGCGGTTTGTCAAAGACCGGCGGCACACCTTTGGCGAGCGCTTTACCGACGCGAAAGCCAATCGCCCACCGGGGCCCCCACGACTTCGCGAGCGAGGGCCCCGGATGCCAAAGGACGGCGCGATTCCGGACGAAGCCGACTCCATGCCCAACGTGATGGAATACCACGAAGCCAGACGCCGCTTGCTCGTCGGCAGGGGTTTCGTCGAGAATGTGCCGCCCGCCGTGTGGAACTACGAGGTGTCGGGCAAGCGGGTGTTGACGCAGTGGTTCAGCTATCGTAAAAAGAACCGCGAGCGGCCGATCATGGGCGACCGGCGGCCGCCCTCGAAGCTCGGAGACATTCAACCCGATCGCTGGCTGGCCGAGTACACGACCGAACTGCTCAACGTGCTGCATGTTCTGGTGTTGCTCGTGGAAATGGAACCAGCCCAAGCGCAACATTTGGAGGCGATCTGTGCAGGACCAACCCTCGGGTTCCAACTATGA
- a CDS encoding site-specific DNA-methyltransferase produces the protein MTAAHLARIAAERNHVPINLSENIAMEHSPLPRLDVDEKIRGFLLPHCRLTPGDIWIDPVRQHRVACTDATNADQIRTLMGEVGARLAIHDPPYNLIAFEERALSEFVAWCESWVRVSVAHLAADAAFYIWLGADQKNGFQPLPDFMVMMRKVRELAARSFITMRNQRGYGTQRNWMAVRQELLYYTKGNPAFAVQYTDIPKILRGYYKEVNGKTTENLERGKSEFIRPGNVWVDIQQVFYRMEENVSGCYAQKPLRAIERILLASSSPGDVVVDFFAHSGTTLLASEIHGRRCFTADIDPLFCEIAIRRLERFRATGRLGWQNGNPFPEVGALQLEPMLTPDSEQCSERMQASLF, from the coding sequence ATGACGGCAGCGCATCTGGCACGTATCGCCGCCGAGCGCAACCACGTTCCGATCAATTTATCCGAGAACATAGCGATGGAACACAGTCCGCTACCGCGATTAGATGTGGATGAAAAAATCCGCGGATTTCTACTGCCGCATTGCCGGTTGACGCCTGGAGACATATGGATCGATCCGGTCCGGCAGCACCGTGTAGCCTGTACTGATGCGACGAACGCCGATCAGATCAGAACGCTCATGGGCGAGGTCGGAGCACGACTGGCTATCCACGATCCGCCATACAACCTCATTGCCTTCGAAGAGAGGGCGTTATCTGAGTTTGTCGCGTGGTGCGAAAGCTGGGTGCGAGTCAGCGTCGCACACTTGGCCGCTGACGCGGCCTTCTACATCTGGCTGGGGGCGGATCAGAAGAACGGCTTTCAGCCGTTGCCAGACTTCATGGTGATGATGCGCAAGGTTCGCGAGCTCGCCGCACGCTCCTTCATCACGATGCGGAATCAACGCGGATACGGCACGCAGCGGAATTGGATGGCGGTTCGACAAGAATTGCTCTACTACACTAAAGGGAACCCTGCTTTTGCCGTTCAATACACAGATATACCTAAGATTTTAAGAGGATACTACAAAGAAGTTAATGGGAAGACGACGGAGAACTTGGAACGCGGGAAATCCGAGTTCATCCGCCCCGGCAACGTATGGGTCGACATCCAGCAGGTGTTCTACCGCATGGAAGAAAATGTATCCGGATGTTACGCACAAAAGCCGTTGCGAGCAATTGAGCGGATTTTGCTCGCGAGTTCTTCACCGGGTGACGTTGTCGTCGATTTCTTCGCACACTCCGGCACTACGCTCCTAGCGAGCGAAATTCACGGCCGGCGATGCTTTACCGCAGACATCGATCCGCTTTTTTGCGAAATCGCCATTCGCCGCTTAGAGCGATTCAGGGCCACCGGCCGCCTCGGTTGGCAGAACGGCAACCCGTTTCCAGAAGTCGGAGCTTTGCAGCTAGAACCGATGCTGACACCGGATTCTGAGCAGTGCTCTGAGCGAATGCAAGCAAGTCTGTTTTAG